The sequence below is a genomic window from Monodelphis domestica isolate mMonDom1 chromosome 2, mMonDom1.pri, whole genome shotgun sequence.
atgacCCCATCTTATAAAGTTACACAGGTTAAAACCCTTGTTTTCTCGATTGAATacattcttctttttccatttttatgtttAGAAGATGTTTAGAAGAATGGTTGAGGATACTTACAGAAATTgactttgcaaatataatgtCATAACTATAGGCATTTTTTCTTGTGGAGACTCAAAACATTTTCTCTATGGCAAGTTGATAAATTAGCTGCAACTAAATCATCAAAGATAATTGAATGGGGTACTAATAGTTTAAGAAGAGCTAAGTGTTTTGTTGATGGCTACCCACATGGCTACCCACAGGCTACCTACCTGAAGCAACACTTAAATGCCATTTTCCCAGACTTGTCCTTCATTCTCTAGATGTTAAACCTCTCTCCCTTCTAAGGAATGACTGGCCAGAGGAAAAgccttttcagaatgttttatGCCTCCCTTAAAAAGGAGGAATAATCATTTGAATCAGAGCTGAATATAATTTCACTGGCATTTTAGAATGCATTGTTGATAGCTTTGAGTCCTagaattttacatatttattttccttctctttttaccaAGGAAATGGCCttatccttttctttgtttcctttctaatatcCCTAGAGATATAGtgtctgagtttttttttaaatactttttgaatgaacaaattgtTTAAGATATTAGAGGAGATTATGGGAATCATCCAAAATGTACTTCTGAAATTAAAGTtttcctgaaaagaaaaaagaggtagAAATTAGATGGGCTCTATCATTGGCTTAGTGCAGatagttgtaaaaattaaaaacactaggaagcagtttgtttccccagccacatggagagggagttaggaggctaatcattgcctaaggaaaatacaccccagtttttaccagttccCCAGAGAGAGACTCCAAGAACTCCTAGCTTTTTCAGCTTCAGTAATCACCAGCCCAGCAGGATCAGCAAAAGCGGTCTGGGTTGGGGTTGGGACAGAGGCCAATTCAGGAGCAGGAGTAGGAGCagggccagagatcaggaggaggattgccataggcagcagtgaggaactgaggaataTGGGCTCAAGTAGAGCCCCCAGACTAAATAGCCTGGAGGGTGACTGAGCAAAAAGTactgaaagaaaaaggcagcaactccaaagagagttcagagttcttCCGGAGTTTATGAGGGTGGGTGgctaaaaagccttggcaggagaaatgtggcttaaaaatctttctaggctatcttaaaaaaaattgacaagttcttctccaactagtggttgttatcaatgtaaaaattaaaattagtctcaataaataaaatatattttaggaggttttttaattataattagaaatcaaggaataaagaggatacaaaataaagatcatgtgctcatggctgatcagccagttcaaatgctTGTCTTACCACCATGAAGCTTGGAACAGGAATTAAGAGGCGGGACCCTCCATATCCCCACCTAATAtaccctgtctacaggaaatacataatgacaggaagttggtgggctcctgggaaatgtagttcttttttaggataacagattttcagtaTACATAGTGAAAGATGTGGCTAAGAAGCAGCTAAAACTGGTTTTTCTTCTTGTTTGTAAGGAAATATCAAGAAGAGTCATCACTACCTTTTGCCAGTAAAGGTAAAAGCTTTCCTTGCTGACATCCTTAAGCccatttctttcataattttgtttgaatatacattttatatatttttcttaatattcagGTCGTTTCTTTTGGCAAGTCATTCATTtgccatttttagatttaaataataaatgataaaatgtcTACAGATTTTAATTACATAAGAAAGCTTTTGTCAAGTAACttgtaattttgttttgtttcaggaAACCCAACTAAACCTTTACCCTCTAAGGAGCTTGAAAGTCCTGAGGACATCTCCAATCAGCTGGAAGACTCTGGATGTGATGTATTAAGTGAGACTAGAACtgatccttcagaattatcccagaATATTGAAGAGagttttatttcatcttctgaaATTTCTTTATATCAACCACCTATTGTAAAAAACCATTGTGCTCTCCATGAAAAAACTTTATCTTCTCACCTGCAGTTTTTACAACATGTGCTTGAACTGAAGAACTTAACAGAATCTGGTAGTTTGAAAACAGATTTAAACAAGTATGAAAGTGACTGTTCCACAGTATCTGATTCTGTTTTTCGGTTGCTTGATGGCCTGATAGCTTTTTACAGTAATCCTAAACTCCCATTTTCAAACTTTTTGACAGAAGCAGTTTGTATTTTGACTAGTTTAATTGATGATTGTAATTTATCTAATCACatacttaaaaaatgtttcaagaaGTTGGAAGAATTTGAGAAAACTCTAGTGCAGGTTATTTTAAAGAGCACCAATATTAATCGGGTAAgtagtatattattatattatgtaatgTTGAAATCAGAAGTCAAGAATGAGTTTACCTGGGAGACAGCtaagatggctcagtgaattgagagtcagatctggagCTGGGAGGtgctggatttaaatctgacctcagatattttctgtttgtgtgaccctgagcaagtgactcTGAGCAAAAACCTTGCTTTTacctttgcctagctcttaccactcttttgccttgggaccaatatagagtattgattgtaagacagaaggtaaggcttttaggaaaaaaaaaaaagaattagcttAACTGATATTTCTAGACATGTGATTTGCAGGTCCATCCTTTGAAATGGATACACCTTGTGGTTCCTTACCCTGAACCAGTCAGTATATTCTGTTATCATGTATTGCATGCCTGGGTCTGGCAGTCACAAAATTCTGATATTCTTTGTTTTGGGTTAATTCCTCCTTGTATAAATCAGGCACTGTACTTGCATTCAACCGCTAGATCTAGTTCTTTcattatgctttctagtgttctcTTTACCACCTAAAAGTAAATTAAGGTATCATAGTGATAGACACTGTAGCAAAGAAATGGCAATATGGAACATTTAGCAGATGTGAAAAtatttgactctttttgtataggggattgtaatttttttctagtctCATCCCTCATCAATGTGCcataattatgaaagaaaaaaaattgacttttTACTGCTCTTTTTGGGTAATGTTGAAAAACCCATCAACTAatgattattttatcattttatttgtctttgccttggtttctgttttatttttccaaaacaatttagaacatattttatattttgtaacatATCACCACTTGGGAGATTATCTTTATTTGCTAGATTCAATAGAAGAAagctgtgtgtgtatatgtatagtcTCAGTTCTCTGACCAGGACATAATAAAAAGGCTTATAGAGGTGAGTCTGAGTCCTTAATGACTATTCAAATAGTATACAAACTCTGTTTCTAACTAGATAGACTGCTATACAAGAATGAACTAGGTCAGAGAGGAGAGGCTAGTTCGTGATAGACATTGGGCTTTTTTTAGTCCTGGTAGTGTTTGAGAAAgttaaaatagaaaacagaattcCATCATgtgtaacttccttcttcctttgagGCAGTTTGATATAGTTTGGAGTTAGAAGGCTtgtattcaaatcccacttctgttGCTTACTATCTTTGTTTACTTGGATAAATCACAAATTCCCTGTGCTTCTGATTAAATTCTCTTTAAACTAAGAGTTAGATCAtgtgatctctaaagtctcttaaAGTTTTAGTTCTATATACAAAgaccttatttttcttattattggtGGTAGAGTGGTAGGAAAGGGGATGAGATTGCCTTCAAGGAACAGTTAAATTGTTGCTACTTGTAATAAAGGAGTGTTTTggggagatagagggagagaatgtAGTCTTCCCTCACCCAAGGGAGTTGATGTTGGTTAGGATCAAGAGGTAGGAGGGTAAGTCTGTTCttttcccccttcagtcttctctaGTTATGGCCCATCACTATGCCTGCTTTTTCACTCCTTGCTCCCAGGCTCTTCCTAAATAGAAAGCTTCTTCCttttagggagagagagagtgtcaCTTCTTTCCCCACTCAGCTATAACTGCCCTTCACTGAGGCTTGAGTCAGTTAAGGTTTGATAATAGATTTATTCTAAAATAACAGGGATGAAGGATAGCATTGAAAATGGCTGGTAGACTGGGtttaagagggaaagagggaagaagggatccCTATCTAGCTAAACCTTTCCCCCCAAAGTTAGTTGACTCAGATTTGATGACCTGATCCCCTGAGGGGTTCAGAGCAATGAACCCTGACTTTTGGCACAGCACAGCAGGTGTCCCAAGTTCAAGATAACTGAGAAATTGTGACTGGTCTTCTTGTGACCTGCTTCTTTCTTCAGGTCTTTGCCCACTTGTTGATCTAGGATGATGGGAATCAGGTTTCAGGGAAGGAAAGGTTTCTGATATCAGGATCTGGTCAAAAAGTGGACTGTCTCCTTGGCAGTCTCAgtccaagaaagagagagagagtcaaccAACTGACTCCCCCTGGGTTTTTCCTTGCCCCAAGGTTACAAACCATCATTGCCCATTCCCCCACTGCTGATGGAATCCTTATGTTTCTACAGGCTTTTCATTTCAGAAGTCTCTGGATTGTTTTGCTCTTTCACATACTCTTACTGACAGAGGGGGTAAATGGATAGAATTAGTATTAGAGCCATGGATACCTGGGTTCAGGTACAGTCTCTAACAtatactatctctgtgaccctgggcaaaaatttaactttttagtTCTCAATGCAGCTCTCAAGACTTCAAGTTGTCAACATTGTACCAAACTGCATTGCTGGAGAAAAGTTCTTCATTTTGGGCTTCCCTGGCCCTATTTCCTActcttaatatataattttttttgttctgatGACCACTAGATGACCACTTCTATTAGAGAAAATGAActaaatacatattttcatttttgctctCAGTTAAATCTGAAGACA
It includes:
- the MEI4 gene encoding meiosis-specific protein MEI4 isoform X2, with translation MEVQTWYLKSSKLALALAIIRSKPPNRNSREYTEHLAKMLSGQDGEWRSKVEALETEVLQLRQKLLLSKICPIPQVNNRNPTKPLPSKELESPEDISNQLEDSGCDVLSETRTDPSELSQNIEESFISSSEISLYQPPIVKNHCALHEKTLSSHLQFLQHVLELKNLTESGSLKTDLNKYESDCSTVSDSVFRLLDGLIAFYSNPKLPFSNFLTEAVCILTSLIDDCNLSNHILKKCFKKLEEFEKTLVQVILKSTNINRVQSRYDLSCYENIFSLFWVLEQLLQEGTKNSNNMPSKGPIEQETKKFLEQLDQTILHLSDEFPLFTLYIWRVGVLLNSTEIRTVENNSPP